Within Gemmatimonadota bacterium, the genomic segment GCGCACCGCGCAGCGGGCGCACGCGATCGCGAACGGCGTCTTCGTCGCGTCCCCCAACCGCGCGGGCTTCGAGCCCGAGGCGGGGACCGACGGCATCGAGTTCTTCGGGCACTCGATGATCGTCGACCCCTACGGCCGCTTCATGGCGCAGGCGGAGACGGGGGACGCGACCCTCATCGCGACCTGCGACCCCGCGCTCATCGAGTACACGCGCCGCAACTGGCCCTTCCTGCGCGACCGCCGCGTGGATGCGTACGGCCCGATCCTCAATCGCTGGATCGGGTCGTGAGCGAGGCGTCGGCGACGGTGCGCTGGCCCGCGGAGTGGGAGCGGCACGACGCGACCTGGATCAGCTGGCCGCATCACGAACCCGACTGGCCGGGCAAGTTCGGCCCCATCCCGTGGGTCTACGCCGAGATCGCGCGCGCGCTCGCCGAGCATGAGCGGGTGCACATCCTCGTGCACGACGAGGCGACCGAGGAGCAGGCCTGGCACTGCCTCAAGATGCACGAGGTCCGCGAGTCACGGATCCACCTGCACCAGTGCCCGAGCGACCGTGTCTGGCTGCGCGATTCCGGTCCGACCGGGGTGCATCTGCCCGATGGCAGCGTCCGCCTCGTGCACTGGGGCTTCAACGCCTGGGCGAAGTACGACAACTTCGCGCATGACGCGCGGATCGGCCGGTTCGTGGCCGACCACACGGGACTCGCCTGCCACCAGCCCATGCGCCACGACGGGAAGGGGCGCGTGATCCTCGAGGGCGGCGGCATCGAGACCGATGGCCGCGGCACGATGCTCGTGAGCGAGGAGTGGCTGCTGAGCGACCAGCAGGTCCGCAATCCCGGCTTCTCGCGCGCCGACTACGAGCGCACCTTCGCCGAGGAGCTGGGGTGCACCCGGACCATCTGGCTCGGCGAGGGCTGCGTCGGCGATGACACGCACGGACACGTGGACGACATCGCGCGATTCGTCGCGCCCGGCGTGGTGGTGCTGGCGCACGAGGAGGACCCGGCCGAC encodes:
- a CDS encoding agmatine deiminase family protein translates to MSEASATVRWPAEWERHDATWISWPHHEPDWPGKFGPIPWVYAEIARALAEHERVHILVHDEATEEQAWHCLKMHEVRESRIHLHQCPSDRVWLRDSGPTGVHLPDGSVRLVHWGFNAWAKYDNFAHDARIGRFVADHTGLACHQPMRHDGKGRVILEGGGIETDGRGTMLVSEEWLLSDQQVRNPGFSRADYERTFAEELGCTRTIWLGEGCVGDDTHGHVDDIARFVAPGVVVLAHEEDPADENHARSLDNLRRLEGATDATGAPIRTVTLPYPRPVVMDGTRLPASYANFYLANGVVIVPTFNDPNDRIALNTLAELLPDRQVVGIHAVDLVWGLGTLHCLTQQQPAPKGKRGKGHA